In Methanothermobacter tenebrarum, the sequence CCAATTTCTATACCTTATAACTACAGATGTTGTACAGACCAGCCAGGGGTCAGCGACGGCTATCCCAGTTAAAGACGTGGAAGCACCTTCAAGTTCCAGTGGGACGACAAATGGCGGGTCACTGACAAAAACAGAATACTTGCAAGTGGCCCAGAACATCAAAAACATCATAGATTCAACAGGCAAAGCACCAGGCAACGCCAGCACATCAATAGGACAAATAAAATACGAAACACTAATCTACATCTTCTCCAAGATCATAGACTTCCAAAAAACCAACGGAAGACCACCAAACTACGTAACAGTACCAGGCACCATCAGTGGCAACGGAGGAAATGGAACCACCACCCTTGGAAAAGGACAATTAAACGGGCTACAAGGAATCGAAGGCCTGCAAATTCTAGCAAATTACATCAATAAAAACTTGAACCACCAATACGGAGCAGCCACCACAGCAGAGGGTGTGGAAAGAACCGGACTCGGAGACTGCTGGGGTTTATCCGCTTGGACGGCTAAAGTATTACACGACAACGGATATACAGTCAGGATAGTGCAAGGAGCATCAGTAGAAGCAAGCAACCATCGGTGGGTACAAGTACTAATAGATGGCAAATGGATAAACTTCGACCCATCTCTAGTTACCAAAAAATACGGGAGCAAACCCTACTACACCACATGCGCAAGTGTAAGTCAAATCATCGCAACATACTACGCCTAATGTTACCATGGGGGGACATAAAGTCCCCCCACCACCAAATTTTTCTTTTTAGAAGCACCCCCCCTTTTCTAAGATTTGGACACCCCGATCCTATGACCTGGGGGGTAATTTAACTTTTTCTGCGGGAAGTCCCCCTTGCAAAGTTAGGGGCAGTTTAAATTAATGAAAATACGATTACAAGCCATATGATCGTTTAATGGTTAAAATTGGCCTATTCTACAGGATAAATGGGGCTATCCATCGCAAAGAGAACGTTAAACTAGTTCATGGAAAATCTTATATACTAAGAGGGGGAAAAGACATGTTTAGTTAAAAATTGGGAAAAATGGTAATAGTAGGGGGCGTGTTAATATAAAACTTGAACTCGGGAAATTTAAGAAGATTCTCATCTTAGTAATTTTAATGATTGCTGTTGTAATCTTTTATCCAAGTTTTCATGTCCATCCAT encodes:
- a CDS encoding pseudomurein-binding repeat-containing protein, giving the protein MLLLFGLALVLNVSDVSAATDDNSTSLDSQVTSQVYTPNEVNDAATRVKNFCDANRRLPNYVTIKNSQVTMPQFLYLITTDVVQTSQGSATAIPVKDVEAPSSSSGTTNGGSLTKTEYLQVAQNIKNIIDSTGKAPGNASTSIGQIKYETLIYIFSKIIDFQKTNGRPPNYVTVPGTISGNGGNGTTTLGKGQLNGLQGIEGLQILANYINKNLNHQYGAATTAEGVERTGLGDCWGLSAWTAKVLHDNGYTVRIVQGASVEASNHRWVQVLIDGKWINFDPSLVTKKYGSKPYYTTCASVSQIIATYYA